From Rutidosis leptorrhynchoides isolate AG116_Rl617_1_P2 chromosome 3, CSIRO_AGI_Rlap_v1, whole genome shotgun sequence, a single genomic window includes:
- the LOC139901826 gene encoding uncharacterized mitochondrial protein AtMg00810-like, producing MSSLGAINFFLELQVDQTEKGIFLHQSKYVADILSRFKMEDERIAKNPLSVNHGITPENTGPKVNPTMYRAIIGSLIYLTASRLDIMFATCLCARYQAQPNVNHMLAAKKIMRYLKGTPSLGLWYPRKDGFDLTVFSDSDYGGCKRDFKSTSGGCQFLGSRLISWQCKKQTAVAQSTCEAEYIAAASCTSQVVWIQKQLRDYGVKDRAEVVSDKELLK from the exons ATGAGTTCACTAGGGGCCATTAATTTCTTCTTGGAGTTGCAGGTTGATCAAACTGAAAAGGGCATCTTTCTACATCAATCGAAGTATGTAGCTGACATCTTGAGCCGGTTCAAGATGGAAGATGAACGTATTGCCAAGAATCCTttatcggtgaatcacgggattacaccagAAAATACAGGACCGAAAGTCAATCCAACTATGTATAGGGCTATTATTGGTTCTTTAATATATCTTACAGCGTCTCGCTTAGATATCATGTTCGCGACTTGTTTGTGTGCTCGGTATCAGGCACAGCCGAATGTGAATCATATGTTAGCAGCAAAGAAGATCATGCGTTATCTAAAGGGAACTCCAAGTTTAGGCTTATGGTATCCTAGAAAAGATGGGTTCGATCTAACGGTATTTAGTGATTCTGATTATGGGGGTTGTAAGAGAGATTTCAAATCAACCTCGGGAGGGTGTCAGTTTCTAGGTAGTAGATTGATAAGCTGGCAGTGTAAGAAACAAACGGCAGTCGCACAATcgacgtgtgaagctgaatatattgcagCTGCAAGTTGCACTTCTCAAGTTGTCTGGATTCAAAAACAACTTCgagactacg GTGTGAAAGATAGGGCGGAGGTTGTGTCCGACAAGGAGTTATTGAAGTAA